From one Cereibacter sphaeroides 2.4.1 genomic stretch:
- a CDS encoding TAXI family TRAP transporter solute-binding subunit, with the protein MRTGKPALAGALAGALAILAAPALAQDNFISIGTGAVTGVYYPTGGAICRMMSRNRAEHGIRCAVESTGGSVYNVNAVRSGELDFGVAQSDVQYKAYEGEGTFADQGAYPELRSVFSLHPEPFTVVARADAGIANFEDLKGKRVNVGNPGSGQRDTMEVLMKELGWTMGDFTLTSELQAGEQSQALCDNNIDAMVYTVGHPSGSIQEATTACDAVLVNVAGEAVDKLVEANPYYRKATIPGGMYRGNAEPTQTFGVGATLVTSANTPDDVVYALVKAVFSDIDQFRSLHPAFAELEPSEMVSDGLSAPLHPGAEKYFREAGLIK; encoded by the coding sequence ATGAGAACAGGGAAACCTGCTCTGGCGGGCGCGCTTGCGGGAGCGCTGGCCATACTGGCGGCGCCGGCCCTCGCTCAGGACAATTTCATTTCCATCGGCACGGGTGCCGTGACCGGCGTCTACTATCCCACGGGCGGCGCGATCTGCCGGATGATGTCGCGCAACCGCGCCGAGCACGGGATCCGCTGCGCCGTCGAAAGCACCGGGGGCTCGGTCTACAACGTCAACGCCGTGCGCTCGGGCGAGCTCGACTTCGGCGTGGCCCAGTCGGACGTGCAGTACAAGGCCTACGAGGGCGAGGGCACCTTCGCCGATCAGGGCGCCTATCCTGAGCTGCGCTCGGTCTTCTCGCTGCATCCCGAGCCCTTCACCGTGGTGGCCCGCGCCGATGCCGGGATCGCCAACTTCGAGGATCTGAAGGGCAAGCGCGTGAACGTGGGCAACCCGGGCTCGGGCCAGCGCGACACGATGGAAGTGCTGATGAAGGAACTCGGCTGGACGATGGGCGACTTCACCCTGACCTCCGAGCTGCAGGCCGGCGAACAGAGCCAGGCGCTCTGCGACAACAACATCGACGCGATGGTCTATACCGTGGGTCACCCGTCGGGCTCGATCCAGGAAGCCACCACCGCCTGCGACGCGGTGCTGGTCAATGTCGCGGGCGAGGCCGTCGACAAGCTGGTGGAGGCGAACCCCTACTACCGCAAGGCCACCATTCCGGGCGGCATGTATCGCGGCAATGCCGAACCCACCCAGACCTTCGGCGTGGGCGCGACGCTCGTGACCTCGGCCAACACGCCGGACGACGTGGTCTATGCGCTGGTCAAGGCGGTCTTCTCCGACATCGACCAGTTCCGCAGCCTGCACCCGGCCTTCGCCGAGCTCGAACCGTCGGAGATGGTGAGCGACGGCCTTTCGGCGCCTCTGCATCCGGGCGCGGAGAAGTATTTCCGCGAGGCCGGCCTCATCAAGTGA
- a CDS encoding MurR/RpiR family transcriptional regulator — MQQETEIREALARVAAGDAPILRGFAVWLLDNLSAVAFNSTRSLAALAGTNPNTVTRLAREIGFDGYDSFRSAVQEVVQRRNIRYGERAEALRHRSEADIWGEALTANLGNIETLFSAEGMDLLESCVEPLLAARRVHTIGVRSCFGLAHYFSYVGGRAFANFIEVPVTPGAILDQVASATPEDIVVAITYEHYSAEVVRACHVARSCGARILALTDSHSAPVAEGAWKVVRLPMAGPQILPSLTAAYIALELLLSAMAARSPDAAARLLGFEARMERFGGYVRHR, encoded by the coding sequence ATGCAGCAGGAGACCGAGATCCGAGAGGCGCTGGCCCGTGTCGCGGCGGGCGATGCGCCGATCCTCCGGGGCTTCGCGGTCTGGCTGCTCGACAATCTCTCGGCCGTAGCCTTCAACTCGACCCGCAGCCTCGCGGCCCTCGCCGGCACCAACCCCAACACGGTGACGCGGCTCGCGCGCGAGATTGGCTTCGACGGCTACGACAGTTTCCGCTCGGCTGTGCAGGAGGTCGTGCAGCGCCGCAACATCCGCTACGGCGAGCGGGCCGAGGCGCTGCGCCACCGGTCGGAGGCCGACATCTGGGGCGAGGCGCTGACCGCCAACCTCGGCAATATCGAGACGCTCTTCTCGGCCGAGGGCATGGACCTGCTCGAAAGCTGCGTCGAGCCGCTGCTCGCCGCGCGCCGCGTCCATACGATCGGGGTCCGAAGCTGCTTCGGGCTTGCCCATTACTTCTCCTATGTCGGGGGGCGGGCCTTCGCGAACTTCATCGAGGTGCCGGTGACGCCGGGCGCCATCCTCGATCAGGTCGCCTCGGCCACGCCCGAGGATATCGTGGTCGCCATCACCTACGAGCATTATTCCGCCGAGGTGGTCCGCGCCTGCCATGTCGCGCGCAGCTGCGGGGCGCGGATCCTCGCGCTGACCGACAGCCATTCCGCGCCGGTGGCCGAAGGCGCCTGGAAGGTGGTGCGCCTGCCCATGGCCGGGCCGCAGATCCTGCCGTCGCTGACGGCGGCCTATATCGCGCTCGAGCTGCTCCTGTCGGCCATGGCCGCGCGCTCGCCCGATGCCGCGGCGCGCCTTCTGGGCTTCGAGGCGCGGATGGAGCGGTTCGGCGGCTATGTCCGGCACCGCTGA
- a CDS encoding polysaccharide deacetylase family protein, with the protein MAKKIYCAFGTDIDSVAGWIGSYGGGDSPSDIQRGIFATEVGIPRLLRLFRKYDLRTSFFIPGHSLETFPDQMKMIVDHGHEIGAHGYLHENPVAMTAQQEEDVLVKSIELIDKLSGRAPRGYVAPWWEMSAATAGLLKKYDFSYDHSQGYRDFQPFYARVGDEWNVIDYTKQARDWMHPLKHGHEIDLVDIAANWYVDDLPPMMFMKKAPNSHGFVNPRDIEEMWRDQFDWVYREMDYAVFAFTIHPDVSGRPQVLLMLERLIEYINGHEGVEWATFEEIADDFRARYPFEGKERPEVI; encoded by the coding sequence ATGGCCAAGAAGATCTACTGCGCCTTCGGCACCGACATCGATTCGGTGGCGGGCTGGATCGGGTCCTACGGCGGCGGCGACAGCCCTTCGGACATCCAGCGCGGCATCTTCGCCACCGAGGTGGGCATCCCGCGCCTGCTGCGGCTGTTCAGGAAATACGACCTGCGCACCAGCTTCTTCATCCCCGGTCATTCGCTCGAGACCTTCCCGGACCAGATGAAGATGATCGTCGACCACGGCCACGAGATCGGCGCGCACGGCTATCTGCACGAGAACCCCGTCGCCATGACTGCGCAGCAGGAAGAGGATGTGCTGGTCAAGTCGATCGAGCTGATCGACAAGCTCTCCGGCCGCGCGCCGCGGGGCTATGTCGCCCCCTGGTGGGAGATGTCGGCCGCGACCGCGGGCCTGCTGAAGAAATACGATTTCAGCTACGACCACAGTCAGGGCTACCGCGACTTCCAGCCCTTCTATGCCCGCGTCGGCGACGAATGGAACGTGATCGACTATACCAAGCAGGCGCGCGACTGGATGCATCCGCTGAAGCACGGCCACGAGATCGACCTCGTGGACATCGCGGCCAACTGGTATGTCGACGATCTGCCGCCGATGATGTTCATGAAGAAGGCGCCGAACAGCCACGGCTTCGTCAATCCGCGCGATATCGAGGAGATGTGGCGCGACCAGTTCGACTGGGTCTATCGCGAGATGGATTATGCCGTCTTCGCCTTCACCATCCACCCCGACGTGTCGGGCCGGCCGCAGGTGCTGCTGATGCTCGAGCGCCTGATCGAATATATCAACGGCCACGAAGGCGTCGAATGGGCGACCTTCGAGGAGATCGCCGACGACTTCCGCGCCCGCTACCCGTTCGAGGGCAAGGAGCGGCCCGAGGTCATCTGA
- a CDS encoding CobW family GTP-binding protein, with product MAEARRDGRLPLTLVGGFLGAGKSTWLRHQLHAGRFARHHLLVNEAAETPVDNLLLGGAARLTLLAGGCACCEGQAQLRAALRAICETESGPEAGGIEGILLETSGLADPGAIAAMVAADPVLVRRLALAETLVLVDAAHGTAQLAAEPLARAQIEAAGRLVLTKPAAAPDLARLAATLRALAPEAELSAAERGVPVPLPAGAAEPYPLPPLAAAAPIRPHRLRIGAEGGWVALSTWLSALLQARGEDVVRVKGVVRTPAGRLLLQSVRRMVQPPETLPEGADLPGPAPPPRRERSC from the coding sequence ATGGCTGAGGCGCGGCGGGACGGGCGGCTGCCGCTTACGCTCGTCGGAGGCTTTCTCGGCGCGGGCAAGAGCACCTGGCTGCGCCATCAGCTTCATGCCGGGCGCTTCGCCCGCCATCATCTCCTCGTGAACGAGGCGGCGGAGACGCCGGTCGACAATCTCCTGCTGGGCGGGGCCGCGCGGCTGACGCTGCTCGCGGGGGGCTGCGCCTGCTGCGAGGGGCAGGCGCAGCTGCGCGCCGCCCTGCGCGCGATCTGCGAGACCGAGAGCGGCCCGGAGGCGGGCGGGATCGAAGGGATTCTGCTCGAGACCTCGGGGCTGGCCGATCCGGGCGCCATCGCGGCCATGGTCGCGGCCGATCCGGTGCTGGTGCGCAGACTGGCCTTGGCGGAGACGCTGGTGCTGGTCGATGCGGCGCATGGGACGGCGCAGCTTGCCGCCGAACCGCTCGCCCGCGCGCAGATCGAGGCGGCGGGGCGGCTCGTGCTGACGAAGCCCGCCGCTGCGCCGGATCTGGCGCGGCTCGCGGCCACGTTGCGCGCCCTTGCGCCGGAGGCGGAGCTGTCCGCGGCCGAGAGGGGCGTGCCGGTGCCGCTGCCCGCGGGTGCGGCCGAGCCCTATCCTCTGCCCCCGCTTGCGGCGGCGGCTCCGATCCGGCCGCATCGGCTGCGCATCGGGGCGGAAGGAGGCTGGGTCGCGCTTTCGACCTGGCTCTCGGCGCTGTTGCAGGCCCGCGGCGAGGATGTGGTGCGGGTGAAGGGGGTCGTGCGCACGCCGGCGGGGCGGCTCCTCCTCCAGTCCGTGCGCCGGATGGTGCAGCCGCCCGAGACCCTGCCCGAGGGGGCCGACCTGCCCGGCCCCGCCCCGCCCCCGAGGAGGGAACGCTCGTGCTGA